The region ttttcgagtctggtgaagttgtctgtgttttgtggggtgggaattctattttctgtgtgtacactgtgggttttcgagttgtttacgtttccttgtgttgcctgcgcataggatactgatggtgaggtgagttttcggggtctaggttcttgtatggttatgtccttgggtctcagttttggatacttaatattatgtagtgttttatatgctgagcatcctttgtagttcgcaggatgctctccttgacggTGGATGCAtttagcgggggtttcaggggacttagtgcattggtcagtggggtgattacctgcacattttacgcccCGGAagttatggttgcagtatttctgcgtgtgacCGTACCTTCGGCACCTTttacattgtactatttctttctttacaagaggtggttcgaagttaactatggagttcatcagccgtagcaccactcgaaatggtctttcttgtttgagttTGTAactgtggaagttggcattcaggtttTTTAGCAACTTCGTTAATTTCCTGTATGCGTCAGGGTTGGCCGGCAGGactttcacgtggttgttgttaatttttaacttgtagtcctctttgctgataccTTTTTCAATGGTCCTTATCATTGACTGTATGTCAATTacgtcgtcaatgaatattggcgggggagggggaattctttgggtatggagattatttaccGTTTCGGTTGTATTCATGGAGTTTTCCGTagtctccagtattgagaatctattgaagGTGGTCACCTGGCTGGCTGGTGATTTAGCTTGACTCTTATTCACATTTGTCTTGATtggttccagcttgcgttttttcgtgtgctggtcgtttgcaaagagagGTGTGTTGCCCCTTTGCCACAGGGGAGGAAGAACGGCGGTGTTTTAATTTAGCTCCGGAGAATCTGTTTGGAATGTtagggccatcatcgagctagttaattcagtatgaaagaactagtcgagaggctgttaacccttagctaggtttgttggattcgctttcgacagatgggcgtcacatggagttttgtgaacttcacagggcactggacacacgtctgcacatttcggcactcagcagcaactggatggtcacgtgctgttttgtgaacttcgccggtcactggacacacgtctgcacgcttcggcactcaccagcaaactgtggctggttacttgagcgtggcttagactaccaatggtgttggtgctgatgggtttggtgtttgttgcgtgctctgtatttggtattatctcagattttgtgctgtcctgttgggcttgcaTGTTAGTGAtagtcctgcttcgtaggggcgggaacagtttgcgttgtaactGTTTCCTAGCTTCGAAACCTTTATAACTGGGTGGGTGatttccgttgcagttgtagcatctaacctcctctatttttcctgtgaatgggcagtgtatcgtaagatgatttttttcgcatttaacgcatgccggggttctattgcaatagttttttgtgtggccgtattgctggcaccttatgcattgtgggatatcttttttatgtctaggtggctccacttttactattgtatttagtaatttttctatatcgtatatgtctttgttgttgtttctaggttctagttcgacaaggaatagcggtaatggttgtttggtatcgtacttgttaatgttgttaattgaccttacctggtgtccgatttttgcaagttcttcgcttattttgtcggtatttgtttttgggtgtaattccctaattactgctttgtagcttttgtcggttttgagctgatAGGTGTGATACGCTGCGTTTTTATCCTTcagtgatcttgtcacttttctgaatgtttctgggATGTTGGTTGCACTtccacctggtctatttttatctgtttgataacatagtttccctgcagtgttgtttagtagttcgatgagggggtcaattattttcgcatctatgtatatcggtggtggtttagggatgcggtttgtcggactttccgttgggtctgttgctgcctcttctggcagtgcgctgaatggattatgcagtttgatatcttgaagccattgttttttttcatgTGTTTcagttttcctcgcgcttgTGAACGGGGTtactttgcgttttttgctggaagttgccaccgtccagctttcttcgtaGTGTATTGGTTCATTGACCTCTCCGTCGgtttgtgttgtttccatgatatcgtcttttttctctacatatgtagagtctgtagctctatttataaaatatgtgtctcctgagttggttatttttattggtggaatctgcataaTTCCACGCTTTGTcaatgggcgtttactttggcactttctcttccctcttgttgcactgtttcgcacgtccgtttaggtcgcctgcacaGGCGGAACTCGAGGAAGAAATTAgtagatactcagaaaaatacaaatcaagaatagcaacacacccaaaccggctagctgcggaaacgtacaaaaccataaacatggacagaagactaaaaaggaagcacctaGTAGATctcataaaggacataacctagcaaacacgaggatggtatcccgctgggggtagccaccaacatgctaatataactgttaaaaaattctaccaaatgtccaaattggacaaattgtgaatttcaataaataaataaaaaaaaaaaaaaaaatagaagtgcGTGCTTACGCTAGTACGGGGAAGATATGTTCAAGTAAGAGCTCCGTGAAGGTTTTAGTCGGTTCGGTTCTACACCTAGGGATTGCGAAGTAACTATCAAAATTTCcttcataattaaaaaagtgCTTGAAGTAGGGTTTCTGTACGGTCATGATTATATTAGGTATGATAAGTTAATAAAAACTACTgtctaaaatatttcgttttgtATTGATTATATCAAAAACCTTTGAAATGAATTATGTTGCATTCGGATGATTTCTTTCTGtcgtatatttttgaaataccaGGGTGACCGGGATTTTTCAacatatctttattttaatattacgttcTAGCCTATAAAATACGATTTCAACTATTTGTAATAGAGTGTCCTTAAGCTGACTGTTGCGAATTCTTAACGAATTGGCGATCAGTCAGGTTGCAATATCGGGAATAAATAttgattgaaataataaatattgaataaataaatattgaaataataattgatcGATGATGTACTTACAATGAGTGGATtgtacagatgttgattaaataGGAGAAGGATGGTGTTTAATGAGAATTAATTGCAATAACAGACTATAATTTAGACAACTCAATAGTTAATTTGCGACTCTCGTCACCACGAATTCAAcgctctctctctgtctctctctctctctcttgtggACCACACTCTCACGACAACGCTAGCAGTACTATGTCGACAACATAACTCGCACTCTCTGACTCCTCGATTCACACTTTCTGGCTTCTCCACTGACACTGACTgttctagcatccctttgtcttttcttaggcccaccacgcacgtgttccgcaaacactcgtggccagggtcacgtaggccttttctacgaaactattcaattgAAGGGCCGatgacacattgatggacccgaagATGCCTCagttctcgcgacattgtttatggtttacccgatatctcttaggcctttttgtccacgatactccACAACTGATCGGTTGATATCACGAACCGTGAATGctattaacgctcaaggtggaggtAGATTGAAGATGTAGAGTAATGTTGCGTTTAGTTGATTTATTTGCACTATTTAGTATAACACGAAGAGAATTACTAGCACGTTAAGATGTTGACCGATTGAGGATTGAAAAACCAGTCTCTTTCGGTGCtggtgtaacgtaaatcacgtcagagaccaggacacacacacaacgcgggcaggatggtgtcacgatcggcatacttcgaacccgatggaccgatgatggagacacATGGCAGCCTTGGCGATAacgtatatcgccgaagtgcctaaagattcatctatgtcctaacggtccttccaccgaatgttctagaagcgtagcaacggtcacgtacgcctacaaggtagtggggataatgggggatgacaaacaaagaaggaacagatgtcaccgaaagtaaaaatattgtaagagcctcagtctcgaacggtcacgcgtagagctcagaagtgtcttataagtgtgtaaacgaggaaaaaataaagttttcttcttccttttaaatttctttttattttacgcaacACTGGCGTTGTCGCGAAGGAAAACTAGTGATAAGTGTATCTAAAGCACGGAACAAGCGGATTCGTTCATGGCAATTTCGGTTAGCAAAGTAAGGACAACGGTCATTGCTGTTAATTCGATAAGAAAATAGCTGGTGGATAAGGCTGGGTGCTGCCCGCTCTCAATCAAAGATCGACCTTTGGGTGGGTGGGATTGTACATGGGAAAACCGTCTTTCCTGTGTTTTCTCGGAATGGACAATAACTCAAAGGAATGCTTCAACTTAAAAGATACTTGTGTGGTCTTAAGGATCTTAACTATAGAAAATGCTAAAATGTATATGGGTTCTTAAGAATATTGAGAATCTGCAATAAGGGTGTTTAGAGATTTGGTGGCCGTCTTGTTCGAGAGATAGAGTTTGGTGTATGTAGAGAATCATGAGACATAACCGACGGCTACTCCAAATTCCGAATACTGACGAAACAAGAAAACCAGTgtaaatgtattattttgttttattgtgtTTGTTGGGAGCTTTCGTCGTTCACTTCTTTACATCTCGTCAAAGGCTATCAGAATAATTGACGTTTCTGAGTTAATCCGGTTTTATCGcacatttttttaattcgttGTGTCGTATGTATTCCGTGGTAGTAGTATTGATGAATATACCATATCTGTTTTTGGAACAACCTTCGTGCGATGTTCGCAAAATTTGCATTTTagctatatttatattgtattaacaAGACTAGTAACGATATGAGGTATGAACTTTTCTTTTGGGTtcgtatatatttcttttattagtgAACCGAATGAGTTTTGAAGTGGGATTTCTTGTAGCTTTTCTGTATGCGAAATTTTCATGGTGCTTTGACCTGGTATTATTTTACGCTTCTTGTCCGCTGTTACTGTCCTCCAGTATTCATCTTGATATAATATAGTTCGTCTTCGTAGCTTTTTTCGTCTCcatttcttttgtatctttatttatgtaacaTATTTCTGCTTTCTTCGTCATTTTGATTGGTGGTATTTGCTGTTGCATTTGGTATCTTTACCATTTGCCAGTGTTTGTTGTGTTTTCGGTCAGCTAAATTGACTGCCTGTCGCATTTTCATTCAAGCATAGTTCCTCACGTCTGTCTAGTTCGGCTGCTCAGGCAGAAACCAAAGTGAGCCTTTAGAGCTatcttattttaaaagatattaatttcctATCATCATTGTTTATTCCTCAGAGGActttttaatgataaattattgttGTTATCGTATAATTATCACTTAACTTTTCTTTGGTAGAGGATGAAAGAAGTTTTTATCACTACATTTTTATCATTACAgggaaaaatattcattttcagtAAACAGATTTAATATACAAGCTATTAGTAGTAAATGTTACTATTTTTCTCTATATAATTCCCTTGTTGTTTAGCATTACATAAAGACATGTCGTAGAATTTTTATGTAGAAGTGATCTCTAAATACACACTTAAAGATGATGTATGAATGTTTCCAATGTTATTATACTACAAACATGGAGGAGCAAAGAAATCATCATGTATGAATTGTTTATAAATCAAAAACCGTATGcatataaatacatacgtaCTTATTAAGCGATGCCATAAAcgaatttatttagaaatggGACGAGTGAAAAGACAAAATGAAACAGATGATAAGCCCTTTTttcttaaaattgtatttatattgtatttggTTCAAAGATAAAAAAGTAACGTTCAAATAGTCAGtacacaaaatataatattatccaCAACAAAATTATTATACCGGATATTTTGGTGATCTGATGTATCCAGTACAACCTAAAATAaccgaaaatatatgtatttatattagttcCTATTTTGTTATAAGAAGATACTTTTATACGCACCTTAATAATCGTTGTCGGGCTGTTGACGTAAACTCTTCTTTcagaataaatttcttaattcccATGTGGTAAATTGCAACATACTTCTCCCAATCGATATCCCGCATATCTAGTTTGACCATATCGCTGTCGCTCAACATTTTCACCTTCCTCGCCAAGTCGGAACAGTTATCTCTTTGAAAAGTCCATTCGTTCGTGCTGAAATGTGCCACCGATACGAAAAGCTTGTTACCACTTTTTAGAAGTTTCATCAttctgaaatatcatttttaattattattgtagaTGAACGCAAAGATTGTCCCAGGAAGATTGTCCTAATTGTTCGAGGATAGATAGAATACTCACATTGGTTTACTACCTCGGAGTCTTAAAAAGACATCTGTGATGAACGCAGGCAAAACATACGGAATTACACTCAgaacgttaaaaatatatttattagctaTCATTGGACAACCCGGGTACCATACCGAATCATTCAGTGGTAATTCTCTGCCATACTTCACCACGAGCTGTAGGAACGGACCCCACCTTGTCAATTGgaaaatttacattattacaattattgcaATTATACTTAAAGCACAGTTTACTGTCATGTGAGTATCTCGGGAAATATTAtggaattgaaataaatattattttgtatcacTACTTTTCGAAATTGAAGTATTGAGAGCAAAAGTGGACTTTTGTTTTCTACATTTGTTTGCATATTGCCTAAATTACTTAAATAAACTGAATTTTTTGGAATGctgtaacaataaaattacatGAGTTGAAAAAGATTTGTAATAAACTTTACTTAAAAGGTCTCGCGTTACTCGTGAAGTTGTAAATTGTAACTTCACGCTCACGATGTAGCGTGACATGCCATGCAGCACATATTATCGCGTTGACTACTAAATCTAGAGGTACTATATCCAATCTTGCACCTTTCCTACCCCGTACTGCTGTTGCACATCCTTTAGCGACTAGGAGCATGATACCTGATAACATTAAATTGgtatagaaattatttgtaGTTTTCGATTATCAGAAATGTAGCACTAAATAGATTGGAAAGAATTCTCATAATTGTGAACAATAACAAACTGGAACTATAATAGTGATGATCTAGTGGAAATCCTCTCATATTAGCTTCCCATAAACCAACAGATTAATTCCACTTTTCCGAAATGTGACGAGTATTGAACAATTATCAttgaaaaagatttataaaaatacctgTTAATGCAGAAATATTCTGTATCCAACCAGGACATGGTTCTTCCAAAGAGGCACCAATTATGCTTGGCCGAACTATCACAACTGGCATATCTTTGCACTTGCTTGCTACAATCTGCTCTGCTAAATTCTTACTGAATATGTATGTGTTTGGATAagtttttaaaatcattttttctaCTTCGTTGATGGACGTTTTGTCGAATTTGTCACACATATCGATCACGTCTGAAGGTTTCAAGCTTGTGCTGCAAAGTTAATAATATGTGAACATATTCTTCAcgctataattacaaatataatattcataaaccgtggaacaacgtttgCGTATAACTTATTCTTACGTATAAATTTTCTCCCCAATCTCATGTAGATTCGCATTACTAAAAGCTGTGCTGACGTGGACGAAGCTAATCGGATGCTTTAGTTCATTCCAAAGCTCAATGACACGAAGAGTACCCTTCGTATTCACATTAACAGCCACGTGCAACGGCTCGTTGAGTCTGACAGTGGCCGCGACGTGAAACACTATATTTACTTTCTCCAACAACAGATTTCTATCTTCTTGCGAAAGACCTAAATCCGGCAGACTCACGTCACCTTTCATGGGATAAACTCTGCTCAATGCTGAGGGGTGTTTTGCTTTGATGCCGTCGTAAATCTGAAGACAAAAAAATACCAACTTAATCTCAGAAAAGAACACTAATCAATTTAGCTCCCGACAGGCTTTATTATAGAAAGAAACATGAATAACATTTACGAACGGGATTATCTATGATCTTCTTAAATCGTTGTTCTATCGTTTCGTTAGTTTTTGGgcgaattaatataaaaatggcaGTGACGCGTGGACACACGCGCATCAGTTTTTCTAGGAGACCATTTCCAACGAAACCGGTTGCTCCAGTCACAAGAATTCCACAACCGGCGTAGAATTCCTGGAGTGTATTCTTCTTATTCAATCCTTTATTGAACCCATATACATTTACTTCTTTATTGATTGTATCCATGTTTAAGGATCTTCACACTTTCGGTTCCGATATTTGCCGTAAATTATCATTTCCGACAAACAGTAAATGGAAAAATgtgttaaataatataaagaaatagtTATAGTCGAGacctttttatatattactttttagaGAAGTCTACGAATAATACTCACAAAAAGAGACATAATTTAACAATTATGTTTTCGTTTTGCCTGAATCGAATATTTGTCTTATATCAATGATGTTCTCCAGTgtaatgtacaaatatttttctacacaGGGAAGTCGTTCATCAAAAAAAGGGAGAAGTTAAAAGAACTATGCAACGtagtaaatacaatttttcatgtGGCTGTACATTAATTTGTATTGTTGCACATTACTCCATAAAACGATATCTTAATTAATACTTAGAGTATAAGTTTAAACAATCTTTATGTAGTTTTATTTGACGTGTTCTAATTGACGTTTCTATATTGTTttgtatatatgtgtaatatgtttttatattatcatgcTTATGTATGTTATGTTGCATTATGTTCTATGTCATTTAGTTTTGTAATTTGTTTTCAGCCTGATATTTACAATACCAAGCCTTTTATAGCACAAGTTGATCTGATATAGAGAtttgatacatttatatatagtatacaattgaatttattataatcaACTAAGagcaattttctaaaaatactgAATATAAAGTCCTTTTAACTCTTGAATATCTATGAAACGATGTTTATGTTGTTATCCGAAGAGATAACAAGTATAATTATAAGGAATGTGATAAATATAACaagagaaatacattttatCAGGCTGTAAAGTACTTTGCTCaaatttaatagaataattGCGTAAATACATACTCTCTCTACTACCATTTCACCGTTTGTCTTATATGTAATCAATATTACGTATGTATACTTCAGtttgtttattaaaaacaaGGGATCTTAccatttaaaatgtaaaatgcataaaatatctCGCATGGTTAATGTTGTCACCGCGGAGCGTATTTCTATTTTCATGAACGCGAGACTCGAAGCAAATCCTAATAATAAGTGATGAAAAACCGACCCTAAACTCAAATTTTGCTAAAAAAATAAGGCGTCTTTTGTGCAGATACGTTACGAAGGCATATGTTCCGATTACCTCTACTGATTGGTTGCAAATTATTGCAAAATCAAAATAATGAGCCATTTTACtgcgtaaaatgtaaaatacaaaatatttgagtattcaaaaacttcatttaaactattgtaataattaaagaCCCGAatgatatttttgatatatatgatatttataatcatGAAATTGATAATAATGACATTAATGAAAGACgcaattgaataaaaataacaaggaATCGTCTGTTACCTGATGCTATTTCTACTGCGTATTCTTTACCAAAAATCGAACAACAATGCAACTTCGCAATAGTAGATACCGATACGTATGTCACAGTACTGTATCGATATTCGATGTGATACACCTCTAGATACTCATTCTTTTAATAACATCACCCTACTACTGAAAGTGCATAATGTCAAGCATGAATGATTCTATTAACGCTTTTTATCTCCAAAACCAAGGAAAAAAGAGTCTTGAATGGTCTTTAAACATGAAATATCGACCGCAGTTGACTTTTTATTATTGATTGCTCCTACATTTGCATTTTAATGACATTTTCATTACAGATAACATTTTATAGGTTAAGCTGAAGgtgaaaataattgaatttcaaattccATCTCATATAACGAACGATCTTTTTTCCTGAGGTTAAAAAACACCAACACACAATCAGTGAAGAAGATATTCATACAGTACTTAACTATAACAAAAATTAGAATTAAGATAGAACATCGTTTAGGAAGAGATTTTtagcaaatgaaaaatatatacatattcttacaaatttgcaaactaattttcaaaaaaagaaaaaggtaagGATTCGATAGCAGTTCctgttatgaaaatattaatatctgaCTAATGGTAAAATGTGACATATATTCGTGCAATTAGTGTCTCGTAgtataatatgtatttgaaGCGCAATTTCATCCTGATGGAAGAAAATTCAAAGCACAATACTACTAATACATTAGCGTGGGTTTTGTATCATGTTTGGAAACACTTAAAAACAGCCCTGCAACATGAGCATTAttgagaatatataaataaattaaataaaaatataaataaaggtaCCGATTCAGCATATTTCATCATGAAGTCATTTATAGAAcgtttttttagaaaaaatggaagaataatttaaatagaGTACTCATCAATTTGATCAATTCAGTGTCACAATATTTGTAAGACATAAAGGAAACAAAAGATAACTTTACTAGCAGGAAGAGGTCGCAGTTGGGCAGACTctgattttaataaaacttgTGACGTAAACGTAAAATTAGCAAATTTAATGCACATGTATTGATGGTGACACATAATTCCATTCTGGATTAAATCTTTCGCATTATTGCATGTGGTTTTTCGAGAATTCAACTCCTGGTATTTATTAATAAGGTAGTACTGCATTTTTCATATAGTCCAAAAGCATAATTGCAACTTAGGTAGCATCCAATGGCAAAAATTTGACCGTGTTTCATACATATCTGGAGTGCAGGAACAggacaaattttgtaaaattgtaagtTTTGTCTTGTGTTCACCGATGATTGAACAACATATTTTATAGAAACGCATTGGCAAATATGCATTATCGAAGGCGACGATGAATCTGTTCTACTTCAGGAATGTGAAGCGGATTTGATCTTTAGATCTTTAGATATTTAGAtcactaaatattacaatatccaaACGCATGCAcatgaaataagaaataaggTAGCACGAAAAAAACtgctaaaaaattatttaaacttaTACTGGAAGAATTATTTACGGTATCGTTTGATAGAGTAACGcgtaataataaatgttaatgTATGATAATGAGCCTACTGAATAtgctaaatgaaaaattatatgtatCGCATTGAATAGCTCTTCTAAAATTTTCGCTTTTTTTGCCGAAATGATATTATCCTTGGAAGGCAGTTTTAACCATTTTTAAACACATCTGCTTAACAGCCTATACTTGTTCAATAGACATGCCCAAAGAAACACCTCAGATAATGTGTCTATTCCTGACCAATTTCGAAAAGATCatacaaaagaaataaatgcGTTGGCGAAGaatattgtaaatttttctttctccagGAATTCTCTACTATTACCTTGTTATGTAACATGTTTTAGTGACTTTGGAAATTCGGGCCTCTTGAATAGAAAAATGAAGCCGAACACGTCATAGTTTCAAATATCACTCCTTACATCATTTGTATCTGTAGCGGAACACTGTTATACGCGAGTATTAGACAACAGTCGGTGtaaattcgagctatcgcggggagacgcggtcgcgagaaaacaggtcaacgggagtcgtaaattcccgttacaattGTAATAATCAACACCACgcatagttcgatccccttatttcgattaggataataggggtggttgttgtagtataacactgcgattcacagagttataaatatgtatatttccaacactttgtacaatcacacaaattagtaacgccgttgattaagatacaggtgacgaagaaaaggattattcgtaGATGTGAGAATCCGTGTATATGTTGACTTTGACTCGACTTTTACTTACTGGACTCTGATTCGTTTCTTGACTTTGACTGTTCTTTGGTTATGAGAACCAGTAGAGTTGATCCTCCTGGTGGCGAAGAAACAGTAGAAACAAAAGGACCAGTGAGCATTGGTGTTAGCGACGTGTATTGCATTCGGGGGTATTGTTCCCCCAATATCAAAC is a window of Bombus terrestris chromosome 17, iyBomTerr1.2, whole genome shotgun sequence DNA encoding:
- the LOC100647404 gene encoding putative fatty acyl-CoA reductase CG5065 isoform X2 — its product is MDTINKEVNVYGFNKGLNKKNTLQEFYAGCGILVTGATGFVGNGLLEKLMRVCPRVTAIFILIRPKTNETIEQRFKKIIDNPIYDGIKAKHPSALSRVYPMKGDVSLPDLGLSQEDRNLLLEKVNIVFHVAATVRLNEPLHVAVNVNTKGTLRVIELWNELKHPISFVHVSTAFSNANLHEIGEKIYTTSLKPSDVIDMCDKFDKTSINEVEKMILKTYPNTYIFSKNLAEQIVASKCKDMPVVIVRPSIIGASLEEPCPGWIQNISALTGIMLLVAKGCATAVRGRKGARLDIVPLDLVVNAIICAAWHVTLHREREVTIYNFTSNARPFKWGPFLQLVVKYGRELPLNDSVWYPGCPMIANKYIFNVLSVIPYVLPAFITDVFLRLRGSKPIMMKLLKSGNKLFVSVAHFSTNEWTFQRDNCSDLARKVKMLSDSDMVKLDMRDIDWEKYVAIYHMGIKKFILKEEFTSTARQRLLRLYWIHQITKISGIIILLWIILYFVY